One region of Seriola aureovittata isolate HTS-2021-v1 ecotype China chromosome 15, ASM2101889v1, whole genome shotgun sequence genomic DNA includes:
- the nectin3b gene encoding nectin-3-like protein isoform X1, with protein sequence MLPSSYRSYLGQQSKVALLHLLCSITGVWCSQVVVPQRVSAVLGKNVTLECRVEVGANLTLTQSSWERRLPTGSVTVAVYNPRFGISIPPEFGHRLYFRSPSSDDATIILENVGFADVGIYTCKVATFPLGNNQASTTVSVLVEPKVYVSAGSTALIDGGNETVVAICIAERARPPAEVSWESNLFGQSEVQLFDEVNGTTSTQVRYLWQPTRHVQGHTLTCVVRHPALQGDFRIPYQLNVQFAPDISVVGYDGDWYVGRENVQMTCKANANPPAHHFRWIRLDSEMPKGVEIMNSTLLFLRPLQRNDSGVYRCEVANDINLRSRDVRILIQDPPTMPSTITAPVLTGSASSTLVDDKGHVLLSSPTLEALPESNLGSIVGGAVGGALFLLLLLSLVGVCYLRKQQTFHGNYYTKQYLGPSDFQKAPTQHELHPTKAGSSSYHQDHDREEWGDRQLKEERDRRHHSNYNGEEYPSNGYTRAMRESSHHSHQPNHHREHTQYSSPRQARYPHSPKPQGNGSPYLSDDCYDSGPDGDYVSHTDGSVISRREWYV encoded by the exons ATGTTACCGTCTTCTTACCGGAGCTACCTCGGGCAGCAGAGCAAGGTCGCGCTATTACACCTTTTGTGCAGTATTACAG GTGTGTGGTGCAGTCAGGTGGTGGTGCCTCAGAGGGTGAGCGCTGTGCTGGGGAAGAATGTGACATTGGAGTGTAGGGTGGAGGTGGGCGCAAACCTTACTCTTACTCAGAGTTCCTGGGAGCGCCGTCTACCTACAGGCTCTGTCACAGTGGCTGTCTACAACCCAAGGTTTGGCATCTCCATCCCTCCGGAGTTTGGCCACCGCTTGTATTTTCGCTCACCCTCCTCTGATGATGCCACCATCATTCTGGAGAACGTGGGCTTTGCTGATGTTGGCATCTATACCTGCAAGGTCGCTACGTTTCCCCTGGGAAACAATCAAGCTTCCACCACTGTCAGTGTGCTTG TGGAGCCAAAGGTCTACGTGTCTGCAGGTTCAACTGCCCTGATCGATGGTGGCAACGAAACTGTGGTAGCCATCTGTATTGCTGAGCGGGCCCGGCCGCCTGCTGAGGTGTCCTGGGAGTCCAACCTTTTTGGGCAGTCAGAAGTGCAGCTATTTGACGAAGTCAACGGCACGACCAGCACACAAGTGCGCTACCTCTGGCAGCCCACACGCCACGTCCAAGGCCACACACTCACCTGTGTGGTCCGCCACCCAGCTCTGCAGGGCGACTTCAGGATCCCTTACCAGCTCAATGTGCAGT TTGCTCCTGATATTTCGGTTGTGGGCTATGATGGAGATTGGTATGTGGGTCgggaaaatgttcaaatgactTGCAAAGCCAACGCAAACCCACCAGCTCATCACTTCAGATGGATCag ATTGGACAGTGAAATGCCAAAAGGGGTTGAAATAATGAACAGCACTTTGCTCTTCCTGCGTCCCCTCCAGCGAAATGACTCTGGAGTTTACAGGTGTGAGGTTGCCAATGACATCAACCTCCGCAGTCGGGATGTGCGCATTCTCATACAAG ATCCTCCCACCATGCCTTCCACCATTACTGCTCCTGTCCTAACTggctctgcctcctccaccttAGTGGATGATAAGGGTCATGTCCTCCTCAGCTCCCCCACACTTGAAGCCCTACCTGAGAGTAATCTTGGTTCCATAGTGGGTGGGGCTGTGGGTGGGGCCTTgttccttctgctgctgctgtctctggtTGGTGTGTGTTACCTACGGAAACAGCAGACCTTCCACGGGAACTACTACACCAAGCAGTACCTGGGCCCCAGTGACTTCCAAAAAGCCCCCACACAGCATGAGCTCCACCCTACCAAAGCCGGCAGCAGCTCCTACCATCAAGACCACGACCGAGAGGAGTGGGGCGACCGCCAGCTCAAAGAAGAGCGTGACCGCCGTCACCATAGCAACTATAACGGAGAGGAGTATCCCTCTAATGGCTACACTAGGGCAATGAGGGAGAGCAGTCACCACAGCCATCAGCCGAATCACCaccgtgaacacacacagtattcTAGTCCACGGCAGGCCAGATACCCTCATTCACCGAAACCACAGGGAAACGGCTCCCCCTATCTGTCAGATGACTGCTACGATAGTGGGCCAGACGGTGACtatgtctctcacacagacggCTCAGTCATCTCACGTAGGGAGTGGTACGTTTGA
- the LOC130182429 gene encoding dicarboxylate carrier SLC25A8-like: MVGTKPKDMVPSAAVKFFGAGTAACIADLVTFPLDTAKVRLQIQGEAVKAEGASTVKYRGVFGTITTMVRTEGPRSLYNGLVAGLQRQMSFASVRIGLYDSMKQFYTRGTESAGIVTRLMAGCTTGAMAVAFAQPTDVVKVRFQAQVRLADGGRRYNGTLDAYRTIARDEGLRGLWKGCMPNITRNAIVNCAELVTYDMIKELILKYDLMTDNLPCHFTAAFGAGFCTTVVASPVDVVKTRFMNSGAGQYSSAINCAFTMLTNEGHSAFYKGFMPSFLRLGSWNIVMFVTYEQIKRGMTRAQQYWESPF, encoded by the exons ATGGTTGGCACGAAACCCAAAGACATGGTGCCCTCTGCCGCAGTCAAGTTCTTCGGAGCAGGCACTGCGGCCTGCATTGCTGACCTCGTCACCTTTCCACTGGATACTGCCAAAGTCAGGCTACAG ATTCAGGGGGAGGCTGTTAAAGCTGAAGGGGCCAGCACAGTGAAGTATCGTGGAGTGTTTGGCACCATCACCACCATGGTGCGCACAGAAGGGCCCAGGAGTCTTTACAATGGACTGGTGGCAGGACTCCAGAGGCAGATGAGCTTCGCCTCTGTTCGAATTGGTCTTTATGACTCCATGAAGCAATTCTACACACGAGGCACCGAGA GTGCTGGGATTGTTACTCGGCTCATGGCGGGCTGCACCACAGGAGCCATGGCTGTAGCTTTTGCACAACCAACAGATGTGGTGAAGGTGCGTTTCCAAGCCCAGGTGCGACTCGCTGATGGTGGGAGGAGATACAACGGCACCCTGGATGCCTACAGGACGATTGCACGAGATGAGGGATTAAGGGGCCTTTGGAAAG GCTGCATGCCCAACATCACCCGTAATGCCATTGTAAACTGTGCAGAGCTGGTGACCTATGACATGATCAAAGAACTCATCCTGAAGTATGACCTAATGACAG ACAACCTGCCGTGCCACTTCACAGCAGCCTTTGGTGCAGGCTTCTGCACAACAGTTGTGGCTTCTCCTGTGGATGTAGTAAAAACACGGTTCATGAACTCAGGTGCTGGTCAGTACAGCAGTGCGATCAACTGTGCCTTCACCATGCTGACAAATGAAGGACACTCAGCGTTCTATAAAGG GTTCATGCCTTCTTTCTTGCGACTGGGGTCCTGGAACATTGTGatgtttgtgacatatgaacAAATTAAGCGGGGTATGACCAGGGCACAACAGTACTGGGAGTCTCCATTTTGA
- the ppme1 gene encoding protein phosphatase methylesterase 1 — protein MEKQLHLNLLASRPPMAGGFQSSSKMKMGPGRKRDFSPLPWSQYFETMEDVEVENENGKDIFRIYCSGSHGPVLLLLHGGGHSALSWAVFTAVICSRIDCRVVAMDLRAHGDTKVKNPEDLSADTMAKDIGKMVEVLYGENPPPIMIIGHSMGGAIAVHTATANHIPSLLGLCVIDVVEGTAMDALNSMQNFLRSRPKTFKSLENAIEWSVKSGQIRNIESARVSMGGQVKKCEESTSSPGVSNSIGEGIIEEEEDEEVEEESNKKRMKEDDQEMTKESIFTWRVQLSKTEKYWDGWFRGLSALFLTCPVPKLLLLAGVDRLDKDLTIGQMQGKFQMQVLPQCGHAVHEDAPEKVADALATFMVRHKFTEFKEGYLC, from the exons ATGGAGAAACAGTTGCATTTGAACCTGTTAGCTTCCAGACCTCCCATGGCAGGTGGTTTCCAATCCAGCTCCAAGATGAAAATGGG aCCTGGACGGAAGAGAGATTTCTCCCCCCTGCCCTGGAGTCAGTACTTTGAAACCATGGAAGATGTTGAGGTGGAAAATGAGAATGGCAAAG ACATATTCAGAATTTACTGCAGTGGTTCACATGGTCctgtgctgctcctgctccatGGAGGAGGCCACTCTGCACTTTCCTGGGCAGTGTTCACT gCTGTCATATGCAGCAGGATCGACTGCAGGGTGGTGGCTATGGACCTTCGAGCTCATG GTGACACCAAAGTGAAAAATCCTGAGGATCTCTCTGCAGATACAATGGCCAA GGACATTGGCAAAATGGTGGAGGTGCTCTATGGAGAGAACCCTCCTCCGATCATGATTATTGGACATAGCATGGGTGGGGCCATCGCAGTTCACACAGCCACTGCCAATCATATACCATCCCTGCTCGGCCTCTGTGTTATTGACGTTGTAGAAG GTACAGCAATGGATGCTTTGAACAGTATGCAGAATTTCCTCAGAAGTCGACCAAAGACGTTTAAATCTCTGGAGAATGCCATTGAATGGAG TGTGAAGAGTGGCCAGATCCGAAACATAGAGTCAGCACGGGTCTCAATGGGAGGCCAAGTGAAAAA ATGTGAGGAATCCACCAGCAGCCCAGGTGTCTCTAATAGCATTGGTGAAGGTATaatagaagaggaagaggatgaagaagtgGAAGAAGAATCCAACAAGAAAAGAATGAAGGAAGATGATCAAGAg ATGACAAAGGAAAGTATCTTCACCTGGCGAGTGCAGCtgtcaaagacagaaaagtaCTGGGATGGCTGGTTCAGAGGCCTGtctgctctctttctcacctGCCCTGTGCCAAAACTGCTTCTGCTTGCAG GAGTCGACAGGCTTGACAAAGATCTTACTATTGGACAGATGCAAG GGAAATTTCAGATGCAAGTCCTCCCCCAGTGTGGTCATGCTGTCCATGAGGATGCACCTGAAAAA GTAGCAGATGCTCTAGCAACATTTATGGTCCGGCACAAATTCACTGAGTTTAAGGAAGGATATCTGTG ctAA
- the LOC130182806 gene encoding odorant receptor 131-2-like: MNDTREVTQTVSYQTPVKALLSMLPCLFFLYVNGVMLFALLRKPLLLESSRYILFGHLLFTDSLQLLVTMLLYIFAVTMVRMISYVCIIVTMLAAITVKMSPLNLAVMSLERYVAICFPLRHADITTTRTTGMAIAVMWTVASLESFTQLFLFVSIEKTSFTVSRFCTRNNIFRLQIYTTLNRAFTIMHFLLVSMIIIYTYIAIMITVKTASSHIRNASKAHRTVLLHLFQLCMCLTSTMFNMINTYGMWNINPAMAIHIQYALFLSLIIFPKCLSPLIYGLRDHTFRHVFKYYFTFGFRTTVRPVTMT, from the coding sequence ATGAATGACACAAGAGAGGTAACCCAGACGGTGTCATACCAGACTCCTGTCAAAGCTTTGCTGTCTATGCTGCCATGTCTATTCTTCCTGTATGTAAATGGAGTCATGCTGTTTGCCCTGCTGAGAAAGCCTCTCTTACTGGAGTCCTCTCGCTACATCCTGTTTGGTCATTTGCTCTTCACTGACTCTCTGCAGCTTCTAGTCACCATGTTGCTGTACATCTTTGCTGTGACCATGGTCAGAATGATCAGTTATGTTTGTATTATTGTCACAATGCTTGCAGCCATCACTGTTAAAATGTCACCTCTTAACCTCGCTGTCATGTCTTTGGAGAGGTATGTTGCcatttgttttccactgagGCATGCTGATATTACCACTACTAGGACGACAGGCATGGCCATCGCTGTTATGTGGACGGTGGCCTCTTTAGAATCGTTCACCCAGCTTTTCTTGTTTGTCAGTATCGAGAAAACAAGCTTCACTGTGTCAAGGTTCTGCACCAGGAACAATATCTTCCGCCTCCAGATTTATACAACTTTAAACAGGGCCTTCACCATTATGCATTTTCTATTGGTGAGCATGATaatcatatatacatacattgCTATCATGATTACTGTGAAGACAGCCTCTTCTCATATCCGTAATGCCAGTAAGGCCCACAGGACAGTGCTGTTGCATCTGTTTCAGTTGTGCATGTGTCTCACTTCTACTATGTTTAATATGATTAACACATATGGTATGTGGAACATAAATCCTGCCATGGCCATTCATATTCAGTATGCCCTCTTTTTAAGTCTCATCATTTTCCCTAAGTGTTTGAGCCCACTCATATATGGCCTCAGAGATCACACCTTCAGACACGTCTTCAAGTACTATTTTACCTTTGGCTTCAGAACCACTGTGAGGCCAGTTACTATGACTTAA